AGACAAGCAGCCTCTTAGCAACCCTGGCCCAGCTCGCGGGAGGAACGCTGGGAGGCGCCCTGGAGGGGGCAGAGGCTGAACCCcccagcaggaggagggggacagcCCAGCCTGCGCAAGGCCTCCAGGTCCCGGGCGGATGTGGTGGGACTGCGCCCCTCTCTGCGCCCCAACCTGGGGTCTGCGGCAGGGACTCCGCGCCCCCACAGAGGGTCTGCAGCGGGGCTCCGCGCCCACCCGGGACTCCCACCCGGGGTCTGCGGCGGGGGCTCCGCGCCCTCCCAGGACCCCCACAGAGGGTCTGTAGCGGGGCTCCGCGCCCACCCGGGACTGCCACCCGGGGTCTGCGGCAGGGGCTTGGCGCccctcccaggacccccacccGGGGTCTGCGGCGGGGCTCCGCGccctcccgggacccccaccGGGGATCTGCGGCGGGGGCTCCGCGccctcccgggacccccacccGGGGTCTGCGGGGGGGCTCGGCGCCCCTCCCCGGGGTCTGCAGCGGCGTCGGCGCCCACCCACGCGGGGCCGCGCTCACCATGGAGTAGCCGTAGACGTGGATCTTCTTGTCCGGGCTCTGGTGGGAGATGCGCCCCCCGCCCAGGCACTCGCAGTCGAAGCCCTTCTTCTGCAGCTCGCCCGAGACCTTGTCGTAGATGTCGGCTGCGGGGCGGCAAGGTCAGGGGGCGGCAgcgccgggggccggggcggggggctgcggggcccgGGACCAcgtccggcccggcccggctcggttccggccggcccccgcccccgccccggttCCGGCCCCGGCCAGCTCGCCCCGCCCgcggcccagcccccgccccgctcacGCCCCGGTTCCGGCCCCGCCAGGTCCCTCCCGGCCCGGTTCCGGCCCGCCCCGCCTCACCGTGGTACTCGGCCCACTTGTAGCCGCGCACGATCTCCTTCTCCTCGGCCGGGGCGCCGGAGGTCGCCGCCGCGTGGACCCGAATCAGCACGTACTTGAAGACGCCGTCGGGGTCGATGTCCACGTCGGGGACCTGggccagccccgcgcccgccgccatGGCCCGCAGCGCCGCCGGGAGGCTCCGCCGCCACGGGAAGGGCCGCGCGCCGCGGCTCGAGAGCGGGGCGGGCGCCCGGCGAGCCCCGGCCAATCCCGCGGCGCGCGGCGCGCGGGAGGCGGGCTCGGAGGGAGCCGTGCCCAATCCCGCGGGGCCGTGCTGCGGGCGCAGAGTCTCGGCCAATCGTGGCAGCCAATCACAGCACGGACTGGCCAATCGCAATCCGGCTCCTTACAGCGGGGCGGTGTCTCACTTAAAGGTGCAGGGGGCCGGGGGACTAGCGGAAAGGTTAAATGGGGACAAAGtcagccccctgagccccacacgCTGCCGGGTCAGCAGTGACGTCTGTGGTCCACGAGGCAAAGGGTTTCCAGCTTCACCGCGGCGGTCAGGTGTGTGAGCTCCACAAAAACGGTGCAGCCCGTCTCGCCCCCAGCATGGCAGTGAAAATGTGTCACTGAGAGGGTCAGTCCAGGGCCACCTGCGGCGAGTGTCGCAGCCAGAGCTGGGCGCGTCGCCTTACGTACAGGCCAGCAGGAGCACCCAGAATGCGGGCACCCGCAGGGAAGGGCCACAGAAACAAAAGCCTTTCTAGAAACAACTGCAGCGACCGGAGCGACAGgacacgcggctgaccggggttcgattccgggcaccccgtgtggtccgcCGAGCACCGCGGGAGAGAtcccgagcgcagagccgggaggatGCCCACTCACGAAGCCCCCCTAGCCCCGTCGCGTCCCGGCGACCCCCTCCACCGCTGTCCCCTGCGCGCAGGGACTGTCCCCCacttcccccgccccgccccccacaatgAGGCTCCGAAGGCGGCTTCTTTCGAGACTTAGTTTACTGGGTGGTAAGCGCCCATCTCTGGAAATAACTCGGCCTAGGGGCAGGCGAGGACCGGAGCGGACTCTGGAAGGGGGCGCGGGAGACGAGTGTGCAGAGACGGCTGAGGGTCGGGCGAGGGTCGGGCCGGGGCGTCTGCGCTTCACTTCAGCCGCGGCCCCTGCGCCTTTGCAGCCGTCGCCGGGGGCCTAGCGGGTGAGGGGCGGAGGGGCGCCGCGGGTGctgctccctctttccctccccgtTCGCTCCTAGCTGGCCACGCCCCTTCgagtcccccacctccccaaggcCAGCAGGTAGGAACCCGGCTTCTCACCTCTGCGGCGGGGCCCTGCGCCCTGctagtcccccccaccccacccccgggcccgTGCGGGCTCTGGGCCCCGGGCCGCACGCAGCCCCCAGGCCAGGGCAGCCCCAGGTGGGCTGGCTGCAAGGCCCCCGCTGGCCAGGCACTGACGCCCGAAGGCCAGCCAGGGGCTCTTTCCAAGGCGAGGGCCAGGAGCCAGGCCCGCGGGAGTCAGGGGTGGCCGGGTACGTGGTGCACGGGACAGGCTTGGGTCAGCTCGGGGAGGGAGGCTCGGACCGACAGACCCGGTCTGCACGGCGGGGCCTGCAGGACTGACCCACGCACCTGAAGGCAGGGCCAGGCGGTCTTCAGACCCACCCCGCCTCCCAGCCGGGAGCACCAAACGGCCGAGGACAAGTGCGGGAGGCGGGTGAGCGGAGGTGCAGGCAGTGAGGAACACCCAGGGGCAAGCAGTGAAGGGAGGCGGGAAGCCTGGGCGCTCTCGGGGGCGCAGGAGCGGGGTCTGGGCTGAGctgagctgggaggggctgggctaGGTCGGACTGAGCTCTAGATGGGGCAGGCAAGGGGCCAAGCGTGAGCCCCGGGCGGCCAGGAGCGGGCTCCGGGGCTCCAGGGCTCCCAGGGCCCGAGGCCTGGGCGGGGCTCTTGGGCCTGGGGGCGGGCGGCCCCGCCCCTCACATGAGGTCGTCCAGCAGGTTGGCGCTGGCCACCCAGTCGAGCGCGCGCGGCTCGGACGCGGCCATGATCATGCACATGAAGGGGCGTCCGGTGCGGCGGTCCGTGGGGTAGATGGTGGTGGGCGTGAAGCGCCGGTTGTCCTCCACGAACGCGCAGAGCTGCTCGTAGACGCGCGGGAACTCGTGGCGCAGGAAGACGCCGCGCAGCCGCAGCTCGCGCTGGATGTGGATGAAGGCCACCTCGCGCGCGCGCCGGCCCGCCTCGCCCTCCTGGTCCAGGCCGGCCGTGCCGGGCGGCGGCGTCAGGATGAGCGTCTCCATGTCGGGCTCGCGCGCCCGCGCCGGGGGCGGCCGCGCCGGGCTGCCGGCCGCCAGCGCCACCTTGGCGAACTTGCGCACCGTGGGCCCGGGGCtgcgcggcgcgggcgcgggccgggccggggcgcccGGGGGCGCGGCGCTGGGACCCACGGCCACGGACACGCTGAGCAGGAAGCACTCGGCCGGCTCGTACAGGCGCCCCGCGGCCGCCAGCTCGCGCGCGTAGCTGCCCAGGGGCGCGGCGTGCGTGGCCAGCTCCCGCAGCGACAGGTAGGTGGGCGACAGCAGCAGCCCCTCGAGGCCGAAGCGCAGGAAATTGTCCGCGGAGCCCGGGCTCGGGAAGCCCAGGAAGAGCACCCCGCGGCCGCGCGAGAGGAAGCCCACGCGCGCGATGCGCGAGAAGGCGCGGTGCACCGGGCCGCTGTCGCGGCAGAACTGCAGCACGTGGCGGCACACGCTGCCCATGCGGCCGTACACGCAGCGCGCCTTGTGCGCGTCCCAGTCCTCGCGGCGGCACAGGCGCGAGCAGTAGTAGGTGTAGCAGC
The nucleotide sequence above comes from Sorex araneus isolate mSorAra2 chromosome 1, mSorAra2.pri, whole genome shotgun sequence. Encoded proteins:
- the PHPT1 gene encoding 14 kDa phosphohistidine phosphatase — translated: MAAGAGLAQVPDVDIDPDGVFKYVLIRVHAAATSGAPAEEKEIVRGYKWAEYHADIYDKVSGELQKKGFDCECLGGGRISHQSPDKKIHVYGYSMGFGRAQHSISCEKIKAMYPGYEVTWADDGY